From Anopheles maculipalpis chromosome X, idAnoMacuDA_375_x, whole genome shotgun sequence:
TTACATCAACGCTTACTTCGTGCGCAAGGTGTGAAGCCGTCCAGCGGAGCAAAATCGTAACTGCCAAGCCCCCATAAACGAGCAGAGGTCGGAACTGCGGTACATACACAATGTGCACGGTCACATCGGTCCGGaggttggtggtgatggccATGCTGGCCCTACTGGTGGTCCTCTTGCAGTGTCCCGCACCCTGCCAGACGTCGCCGGTCATGCTCGACAAGCTGTTCGGATTTGCGGCCTACCAACCGACCTACTCCGGCGGCGGTTACGGTGGCAACCAGTACGGCTACTATGGGGGTGGGGGCGGATCTAGCAGCCACACAGGTGCCGGGTTCGGTGGACATCAGCGTGCGACGGCCAGCTCGAGCCACAAGCGGCAGGCGAAGGGACGCGACTACAAGGACATCTGCA
This genomic window contains:
- the LOC126561385 gene encoding uncharacterized protein LOC126561385; translated protein: MCTVTSVRRLVVMAMLALLVVLLQCPAPCQTSPVMLDKLFGFAAYQPTYSGGGYGGNQYGYYGGGGGSSSHTGAGFGGHQRATASSSHKRQAKGRDYKDICRVVNPAPYALPGRAPYPAAPFCPY